A genomic region of Zea mays cultivar B73 chromosome 6, Zm-B73-REFERENCE-NAM-5.0, whole genome shotgun sequence contains the following coding sequences:
- the LOC100193482 gene encoding Glutamate-1-semialdehyde 2,1-aminomutase, chloroplastic, which translates to MAGAAAAAAVASGVSARPAAPRRASAGRRARLSVVRAAISLEKGEKAYTVQKSEEIFNAAKELMPGGVNSPVRAFKSVGGQPVVFDSVKGSRMWDVDGNEYIDYVGSWGPAIIGHADDKVNAALIETLKKGTSFGAPCLLENVLAEMVISAVPSIEMVRFVNSGTEACMGALRLVRAFTGREKIIKFEGCYHGHADSFLVKAGSGVATLGLPDSPGVPKGATYETLTAPYNDVEAVKKLFEDNAGEIAAVFLEPVVGNAGFIPPQPGFLNALRDLTRQDGALLVFDEVMTGFRLSYGGAQEYFGITPDVTTLGKIIGGGLPVGAYGGRRDIMEMVAPAGPMYQAGTLSGNPLAMTAGIHTLKRLTEPGTYEYLDKITGELVRGILDVGAKAGHEMCGGHIRGMFGFFFTGGPVHNFGDAKKSDTEKFGRFYRGMLEEGVYFAPSQFEAGFTSLAHTSQDIEKTVEAAEKVLKRI; encoded by the exons ATGGCCGGagcagcagcagccgccgccGTGGCGTCCGGGGTCTCGGCCCGGCCGGCCGCGCCGAGGAGGGCTTCTGCGGGACGCCGCGCTCGGCTGTCGGTGGTGCGGGCCGCGATATCCCTCGAGAAGGGCGAGAAGGCGTACACGGTGCAGAAGTCCGAGGAGATCTTCAACGCCGCCAAG GAGCTGATGCCTGGAGGTGTTAATTCGCCGGTCCGTGCCTTCAAATCTGTTGGTGGGCAGCCAGTAGTGTTCGACTCTGTAAAGGGTTCTCGTATGTGGGATGTTGATGGGAATGAGTACATTGATTACGTTGGTTCCTGGGGTCCTGCAATCATCGGCCATGCAGATGATAAG GTTAATGCTGCATTGATTGAAACTCTGAAGAAAGGAACTAGCTTTGGTGCTCCATGTTTGCTGGAGAACGTATTGGCTGAGATGGTCATCTCTGCCGTGCCAAGTATCGAAATGGTCCGCTTTGTCAACTCAGGGACAGAAGCCTGCATGGGAGCGCTCCGCCTCGTGCGCGCATTCACCGGGCGGGAGAAGATCATCAAGTTCGAAGGCTGCTACCATGGCCATGCCGATTCCTTCCTTGTCAAAGCTGGCAGTGGTGTCGCCACCCTTGGCCTCCCAGACTCCCCTGGCGTCCCCAAGGGGGCCACCTACGAGACTCTAACGGCACCCTACAATGATGTCGAGGCAGTGAAGAAACTGTTCGAGGACAACGCGGGGGAGATTGCTGCCGTCTTCCTCGAGCCAGTTGTTGGCAACGCTGGTTTCATCCCCCCACAGCCTGGTTTCCTTAACGCTCTCCGCGACTTGACCAGACAGGATGGTGCGCTCCTGGTCTTCGATGAAGTGATGACCGGCTTCCGTCTGTCTTACGGTGGAGCTCAGGAGTACTTCGGGATCACCCCTGACGTGACGACCTTGGGCAAGATCATCGGGGGTGGCCTCCCCGTTGGTGCCTACGGTGGGAGAAGGGACATCATGGAGATGGTTGCCCCCGCAGGGCCGATGTACCAGGCAGGAACTCTCAGCGGGAACCCTCTAGCCATGACCGCTGGGATCCACACGCTCAAGCGGCTGACAGAGCCCGGCACCTACGAGTACTTGGACAAGATCACCGGCGAACTCGTCCGTGGGATACTGGACGTCGGTGCGAAAGCAGGGCATGAGATGTGCGGAGGACATATCAGAGGAATGTTTGGCTTCTTCTTCACCGGCGGGCCCGTCCACAATTTCGGGGACGCCAAGAAGAGCGACACCGAGAAGTTCGGGAGGTTCTACCGTGGCATGCTGGAGGAGGGCGTGTACTTCGCTCCATCGCAGTTCGAGGCGGGGTTCACCAGCTTGGCGCACACCTCCCAGGACATCGAGAAGACCGTCGAGGCCGCTGAGAAGGTTCTGAAGCGGATATAG
- the LOC103631582 gene encoding putative disease resistance protein RGA3, which translates to MPIGEVVLSAFTQALFEKVLAATIGELKLPPDVTEELQSLSSILSTIQFHVEDAEERQLKDKAARSWLAKLKDVADEMDDLLDEYAAETLRSKLEGPSNHDHLKKVRSCFCCFWLNKCFFNHKIAQHIRKIEGKLDRLIKERQIIGPNMNSGTDRQEIKERPKTSSLIDDSSVFGREKDKETIVKMLLAPNNNSGHANLSIIPIVGMGGLGKTTLTQLIYNDERVKEHFQLRVWLCVSENFDEMKLTKETIESVASGFSSATTNMNLLQEDLSKKLQGKRFLLVLDDVWNEDPEKWDRYRCALLSGGKGSRIIITTRNKNVGILMGGMTPYHLKQLSNDDCWQLFKKHAFVDGDSSSHPELEIIGKDIVKKLKGLPLAAKAVSSLLCTRDAEEDWKNILKSEIWELPSDKNNILPALRLSYSHLPATLKRCFAFCSVFPKDYVFEKTRLVQIWMALGFIQPQGRRKMEEIGSGYFDELQSRSFFQHHKSGYVMHDAMHDLAQSVSINECLRLDEGLRLHDPPHSSSPATARNARHLSFSCDNRSWTQFEAFLGFKRARTLLLLNGYKSITNSIPSDLFIKLKYLHVLDLNRRDITELPDSIGNLKLLRYLNLSGTGIEMLPSSIGRLFSLQTLKLQNCHSLDYLPKTITNLINLRWLEARTELINGIAGIGNLTCLQQLEEFVVRKDKGYKISELKAINGITGQICIKNLESVASVEEADEALLTKKTNINNLHLIWSESRRLTSKTADKDMKILEHLQPHHELSELSVKAFAGIYFPNWLSKLTQLQTIHLSDCTNCSVLPALGVLPLLKFLDFGGFHAIVHINQEFSGTSEVKRFPSLKELVFEDMSNLKGWTSVQDGQLLPLLTELAVIDCPLLEEFPSFPSSVVKLKISETGFAILPEIYTPSSQVSSSLVCLEIHQCPNLTSLERGLLCQKLSMLQQLTITGCPELTHLPVEGFRALTALKSIHIYDCPKLEPSQQHSLLPSMLEDLRISSCSNLINPLLREIDGIFSMTNLAITDCASLRYFPVKLPATLKKLEIFHCSNLRCLPPGIEATSCLAAMTILKCPLIPSLPEQGLPQSLKELYIKECPLLTKSCKENDGEDWPKIAHVPTIEIEDDSTMTDWSIRRSFYTHHSDTGDHH; encoded by the exons ATGCCGATTGGAGAGGTTGTGCTATCTGCCTTCACGCAGGCACTCTTTGAGAAAGTGCTTGCTGCTACTATCGGAgagctgaaactccctccagatGTCACTGAAGAACTGCAAAGCTTATCGAGCATCCTGTCAACAATTCAATTTCATGTCGAAGATGCCGAGGAGCGGCAATTGAAGGATAAGGCTGCACGCAGCTGGCTTGCCAAGCTCAAGGATGTCGCGGATGAGATGGATGACTTGCTTGATGAGTATGCAGCCGAGACTCTGCGATCCAAACTAGAAGGTCCATCCAACCATGACCATCTGAAGAAGGTTAGGAGCTGTTTCTGCTGTTTTTGGTTGAACAAGTGTTTCTTTAATCATAAGATAGCGCAGCACATAAGGAAGATTGAGGGGAAACTCGATAGGCTTATCAAGGAAAGACAAATTATTGGTCCCAACATGAACAGTGGGACCGACAGGCAGGAGATAAAGGAGAGGCCCAAAACAAGTTCGCTGATCGATGACTCAAGTGTGTTTGGAAGAGAAAAAGATAAGGAAACCATTGTAAAGATGTTGCTGGCCCCTAATAATAACTCAGGCCATGCCAACCTTTCTATTATTCCCATAGTGGGCATGGGGGGACTAGGAAAGACGACTCTAACACAGCTCATCTACAATGATGAAAGAGTAAAGGAGCATTTCCAGTTAAGGGTGTGGTTGTGTGTTTCTGAAAATTTTGACGAGATGAAGCTTACCAAGGAAACAATTGAATCAGTTGCTAGTGGATTCTCATCAGCCACAACAAACATGAACCTGCTCCAAGAAGACCTCTCAAAAAAGCTGCAAGGTAAAAGATTTCTTCTAGTCCTTGATGATGTATGGAATGAGGATCCTGAAAAATGGGACAGATATCGTTGTGCTCTACTTAGCGGGGGAAAGGGAAGCAGGATTATAATTACCACGCGAAACAAAAATGTGGGGATACTAATGGGTGGGATGACTCCTTACCATCTAAAGCAGCTATCAAACGATGATTGCTGGCAGTTGTTCAAAAAACATGCATTTGTAGATGGTGACTCCAGTTCACACCCAGAATTAGAAATAATAGGCAAGGACATCGTGAAGAAGTTGAAAGGCCTGCCACTAGCTGCAAAAGCAGTCAGCAGTTTACTATGTACCAGGGATGCAGAGGAAGATTGGAAGAACATACTAAAGAGTGAAATATGGGAATTGCCATCAGACAAGAACAACATATTGCCAGCTCTGAGATTGAGTTACAGCCATTTGCCAGCCACACTGAAGCGATGTTTTGCATTTTGTTCAGTGTTTCCCAAAGATTACGTCTTTGAGAAAACAAGGTTGGTTCAAATATGGATGGCCCTTGGGTTCATTCAGCCTCAAGGAAGGAGAAAGATGGAAGAAATTGGGAGTGGCTATTTTGATGAATTGCAAAGCAGATCCTTCTTCCAACATCACAAAAGTGGATATGTCATGCATGATGCCATGCATGACCTAGCACAGTCTGTCTCAATTAATGAATGCCTTAGATTGGATGAAGGCCTAAGGCTGCATGATCCCCCGCACAGCAGCAGCCCTGCAACTGCAAGAAATGCCAGGCATCTATCATTCTCTTGTGACAACAGAAGCTGGACCCAGTTTGAAGCTTTTCTTGGATTTAAGAGAGCTCGCACACTTCTTCTACTAAATGGATACAAATCGATAACAAACTCTATACCCAGTGATCTGTTCATCAAGTTGAAGTACCTTCATGTGCTTGATCTGAACCGACGAGACATTACTGAGCTGCCTGATTCTATTGGTAACTTAAAATTGCTTCGATATTTGAATCTTTCAGGCACTGGAATAGAAATGTTGCCTTCATCAATCGGTAGGCTCTTCAGCCTGCAAACATTGAAGTTGCAAAACTGTCATTCACTAGATTACCTCCCAAAGACCATAACCAATCTCATAAATCTTCGATGGCTAGAAGCAAGGACGGAGTTGATCAATGGCATAGCTGGAATAGGGAACTTGACTTGCCTTCAACAGCTGGAGGAATTTGTTGTCCGTAAGGACAAAGGATACAAGATCAGTGAATTGAAGGCAATCAACGGGATCACAGGACAAATCTGCATTAAGAATCTTGAGAGCGTGGCAAGTGTGGAAGAGGCTGATGAAGCTTTGCTAACAAAGAAGACAAACATCAACAATTTACACCTTATATGGTCCGAAAGTAGGCGTTTGACTTCAAAAACAGCAGATAAAGACATGAAGATACTTGAACACCTCCAGCCACATCATGAACTCAGTGAGCTGTCAGTCAAGGCCTTTGCAGGCATATACTTTCCAAATTGGTTAAGTAAACTAACTCAATTGCAAACCATCCACCTGTCTGACTGTACAAACTGTTCAGTTCTACCAGCACTTGGAGTACTTCCCCTACTCAAGTTTTTAGATTTCGGGGGTTTCCATGCCATTGTTCACATCAACCAAGAGTTTTCAGGAACCAGTGAGGTCAAGAGGTTTCCATCACTGAAGGAACTGGTATTTGAAGACATGTCTAACCTAAAAGGTTGGACTTCTGTACAAGATGGTCAGTTGCTTCCATTGCTCACAGAGCTTGCAGTGATTGACTGCCCACTACTAGAAGAATTTCCATCTTTCCCATCATCAGTAGTGAAGCTCAAAATTTCTGAAACAGGGTTCGCTATTCTTCCAGAAATATATACTCCAAGTTCTCAAGTTTCATCATCATTGGTATGCCTAGAAATTCACCAGTGCCCAAATCTTACATCATTAGAGCGAGGACTGCTTTGCCAGAAATTATCAATGCTCCAGCAATTAACCATCACCGGTTGCCCAGAATTAACTCATCTGCCAGTTGAAGGATTCAGAGCCCTGACTGCTCTTAAGAGTATTCATATCTATGATTGTCCAAAGCTGGAACCATCCCAACAGCATAGCTTGCTGCCCTCCATGCTTGAAGATTTACGCATCAGCTCATGCTCCAATCTAATCAATCCTCTTCTTCGAGAGATTGATGGGATATTCTCAATGACAAATCTTGCCATAACTGATTGTGCCAGCCTTCGATATTTTCCAGTAAAGCTTCCTGCCACTCTGAAAAAGTTGGAGATCTTCCATTGTAGCAACCTAAGATGCTTGCCTCCTGGCATAGAAGCGACATCTTGTTTGGCAGCTATGACAATTTTGAAATGTCCTCTTATACCGAGCTTGCCAGAACAGGGCCTCCCACAATCACTGAAAGAATTGTACATCAAAGAATGCCCGCTGCTAACAAAGAGCTGTAAAGAAAATGATGGTGAAGATTGGCCTAAAATTGCTCATGTACCAACCATAGAGATTGAAGATGATAGTACCATGACCGACTGGAGCATAAGAAGATCATTCTATACACATCATAGTGACACAGGAG ATCATCACTGA